Within the Longimicrobiales bacterium genome, the region GCTTCCAGTGTCCGTCCGTCCGCGGCAGCGGCACGGCCGCGCCCTGGACAAGGGAGCGCAGTGCCGCGCGTGCTGCGGGGGGTACTGTGTGTCCCTGCACGACGCGTGCGCACTCCGTGCAGCGCACGCCGCCCGCCCCGTAATCGAAGCTGGCGCTCTCGTCGACGCCGAGGTCGCGGCCGCAGGACACACACTCGTCGAGCACCGGTGCAAAGCCCAGGAGCGACACGACGAACCACGCCTGCGCGAGCAGCACGGATTCGAGGACGTCGGGCTCCGCCTCGCGGATCCGGTGCAGTGCCTCGCGTACGGCCTCGAACAGCTCGGGCGCCGGCTCCTCGGACGCGGTGCGGATGACGATCTCGGCGATCAGCGATGCGCCGCCGAAGCGGAGCAGGTCGCGGCCGAGCGCCTGCTGGGACCGCTGCAGCTCGAAGCCACTGAGCGTCTGCAGCTCGCGGGAA harbors:
- the recO gene encoding DNA repair protein RecO translates to MPLVTADALVLQAFAYGETSKILRLLTRTHGVQSVIAKGALRPRSRFGGILEPFTEGTASFYLKDSRELQTLSGFELQRSQQALGRDLLRFGGASLIAEIVIRTASEEPAPELFEAVREALHRIREAEPDVLESVLLAQAWFVVSLLGFAPVLDECVSCGRDLGVDESASFDYGAGGVRCTECARVVQGHTVPPAARAALRSLVQGAAVPLPRTDGHWKLLSRYLDHHVLEGGSLRSLGFLAETLEARDRES